The following proteins come from a genomic window of Synechococcus sp. BIOS-E4-1:
- a CDS encoding ATP-binding protein, with protein sequence MFSRFLPSFRWADFILPSTFQLSPLMELLLEPVDCNETSCRLQLGLQEALVNAVRHGNAGDPRKCLRIRRILTPNWLIWQIQDEGDGLSRDARQGCLPDRVDANQGRGLFLMHQCFDDIRWSRRGNRVQLACRRPGSSQGAISAEGSQGLSALP encoded by the coding sequence ATGTTCAGCCGATTTCTACCTTCGTTCCGGTGGGCTGATTTCATCCTTCCGTCAACGTTTCAGCTCAGTCCGTTGATGGAGCTGTTGCTGGAGCCGGTTGACTGCAATGAGACTTCGTGTCGACTGCAACTGGGTCTCCAGGAAGCACTGGTCAATGCCGTGCGTCACGGCAATGCCGGAGACCCTCGTAAGTGCCTGCGAATCCGTCGGATTCTCACGCCGAACTGGTTGATCTGGCAGATCCAGGATGAGGGCGATGGTTTGTCGAGAGATGCACGACAGGGTTGTCTGCCGGATCGAGTCGATGCCAATCAAGGGCGCGGTCTTTTTTTGATGCACCAGTGTTTTGATGACATCCGCTGGAGCCGTCGCGGCAACAGGGTGCAGCTGGCCTGCCGTCGACCAGGATCGAGCCAGGGGGCGATCAGTGCCGAGGGCAGCCAGGGTCTTTCAGCTCTCCCCTGA
- a CDS encoding DUF1651 domain-containing protein has translation MLQAWLARFQGDPKSRWVRDQRVFVDHGRPMPDGPALLKTRREMRFEAAASLWFQLKRLGWTVAEAAW, from the coding sequence ATGCTTCAGGCGTGGCTTGCTCGCTTCCAAGGAGACCCAAAGAGCAGGTGGGTCAGAGATCAGCGCGTGTTTGTCGATCACGGCAGACCTATGCCTGATGGACCTGCTTTGCTCAAGACCAGAAGAGAGATGAGATTTGAAGCCGCGGCGAGTCTGTGGTTCCAGCTGAAGAGGCTTGGGTGGACCGTGGCTGAAGCTGCTTGGTGA
- a CDS encoding AI-2E family transporter, whose protein sequence is MKFQHWLGLAALLTTGLLLWSLREVLIHLFAAVVLAMAVCTLVGALRRRWTIQRPLALIICLLGLVLIVAVAVAVIIPPFFSQFQQLLQQLPAAARELQQIVMGWLNHASSLVYGAGDSADGGARFVPGDLSSLPNSTALASGVSGGIKGLLGLASNLGNGLIQLVLMFAVALMVAIQPESYRNVAIQLVPSFYRRRAKTILLQCGEALSSWMIGVLISSLCVGLLAGIGLSLLGVKLVMANALLAGLLNVIPNVGPTLSTVFPMAVALLDAPWKALAVLGLYVVIQNVESYVITPSVMQHQVNLLPGLTLTAQFIFTVLFGPLGLLMALPLAVVIQVLIREIVIHDLLDPWKKRRAAA, encoded by the coding sequence GTGAAATTTCAGCACTGGCTCGGACTTGCGGCATTGCTGACAACCGGGCTGTTGCTTTGGAGCCTCCGCGAAGTTCTTATTCATCTCTTCGCCGCTGTGGTTCTGGCCATGGCGGTTTGCACTCTTGTAGGCGCCCTGCGCAGGCGATGGACGATTCAGAGGCCTTTGGCCCTGATTATCTGTCTTCTCGGTCTGGTTTTGATCGTGGCTGTTGCAGTGGCCGTGATCATTCCGCCGTTCTTCAGTCAGTTTCAACAGCTGCTTCAGCAGTTGCCTGCTGCGGCCCGCGAGCTCCAACAGATCGTGATGGGATGGCTCAACCATGCCTCATCACTCGTCTACGGAGCAGGTGATTCAGCTGATGGCGGAGCTCGGTTCGTTCCTGGTGACCTGTCATCTCTCCCCAACAGCACGGCTCTAGCCTCCGGCGTCAGTGGAGGAATCAAAGGTTTGCTGGGTCTTGCCAGCAATCTCGGCAACGGACTGATTCAGCTGGTGCTTATGTTTGCAGTGGCTCTGATGGTGGCGATTCAGCCGGAGTCCTATCGCAATGTGGCCATTCAGCTGGTGCCGTCTTTTTACAGGAGACGAGCCAAAACCATTCTTCTGCAATGTGGCGAAGCCCTGAGCAGCTGGATGATCGGAGTGCTGATCAGTTCGCTGTGCGTGGGGCTGCTGGCGGGAATCGGACTATCCCTGCTTGGCGTGAAGCTGGTAATGGCCAACGCTCTGCTGGCCGGTTTGCTCAACGTCATTCCCAATGTGGGGCCCACCCTCAGCACCGTGTTCCCCATGGCGGTGGCTCTGCTTGACGCCCCCTGGAAGGCTCTTGCCGTCCTGGGTCTCTATGTGGTCATCCAAAACGTTGAGAGCTACGTGATCACACCATCAGTGATGCAGCACCAGGTGAACCTGCTTCCTGGCCTCACACTGACTGCACAGTTCATCTTCACGGTGCTGTTTGGACCGCTGGGGTTGCTGATGGCCCTGCCTCTGGCAGTGGTGATACAGGTGCTGATCCGGGAGATCGTGATCCACGACCTGTTGGATCCATGGAAGAAGCGTCGCGCGGCCGCATGA
- a CDS encoding DUF1651 domain-containing protein — protein sequence MGGWPSGPKGYWLARFHRDPKSTCIKDQRVFVDHGRPMPDGPALLKTRREAIRGCAEALA from the coding sequence ATGGGCGGATGGCCTTCAGGTCCGAAGGGTTACTGGCTTGCAAGGTTTCATCGGGACCCAAAGAGCACCTGCATCAAGGATCAAAGGGTGTTCGTGGATCACGGCAGACCGATGCCCGATGGACCTGCTTTGCTCAAGACACGCAGGGAAGCGATACGAGGATGCGCAGAAGCTTTGGCGTGA
- a CDS encoding DUF6439 family protein, which produces MSAKKWPEQAIEQALTLHQSLSISDREWHRLKGDADRRGAELLAAALAQLLQNGRNDDVEALTQQALGWIRGELKDPGCPRH; this is translated from the coding sequence GTGTCCGCGAAGAAATGGCCAGAACAGGCGATTGAACAGGCCCTGACACTGCATCAGAGCCTCAGCATCAGTGATCGTGAATGGCACAGGCTCAAAGGCGATGCCGATCGACGCGGAGCCGAATTACTGGCTGCGGCGCTGGCACAGCTGCTCCAGAATGGACGCAATGATGATGTTGAAGCACTCACTCAGCAGGCTCTGGGCTGGATCAGGGGAGAGCTGAAAGACCCTGGCTGCCCTCGGCACTGA
- a CDS encoding AI-2E family transporter, giving the protein MNPSNLLAALTLVVLALLTWQLRWVLLVLFGAVVLAVALDVPVDHLIRRYRLPRPLALLTVLLIGIIGGLLVMQLLLPQLINQFEQLTTLLPALFGQVQALLSSQPLLGELARSLPDQFSWDRIQPFGFQLLGVAGGAANGLVQVLLMSLLAVLLALDPSAHRRMVIAATPRPARASMEDLLDQCRTALGGWLAGMTLSALAMFLCTWAGLAILRIPLALLSALVCGLLTFVPTIGPTAATLLPLSLALMISPGTMLQVLVLRLALQNLEAFVLTPLLLRRTVNLLPTVALTSQLSLGALLGLPGVLLALPLVVVLQVGMEQVVVKKIMDRWT; this is encoded by the coding sequence ATGAATCCAAGCAATCTGCTGGCAGCTCTCACCCTTGTGGTGCTTGCTCTGCTGACCTGGCAGCTGCGCTGGGTGCTGTTGGTGCTGTTCGGTGCCGTGGTGTTGGCTGTCGCCCTCGATGTTCCCGTTGACCATTTGATCAGGCGCTACCGATTACCCCGACCGCTCGCTCTGCTGACGGTGCTGCTGATCGGAATCATTGGGGGGCTGCTGGTCATGCAGCTGCTGCTGCCTCAGCTGATCAACCAATTCGAACAGCTCACGACCCTGTTACCTGCCCTTTTTGGCCAGGTTCAGGCCCTGCTGTCCAGTCAGCCCCTGCTTGGTGAGCTGGCGCGCAGCCTGCCCGACCAATTCAGCTGGGACCGCATTCAACCGTTCGGCTTTCAATTGCTCGGCGTGGCTGGTGGAGCGGCCAACGGCCTGGTTCAGGTGCTGCTGATGAGCCTGCTGGCTGTGCTGCTTGCCCTGGACCCCTCGGCACACCGACGCATGGTGATTGCTGCAACTCCGCGGCCAGCACGCGCATCCATGGAGGATCTGCTGGACCAGTGCCGCACCGCTCTGGGTGGCTGGCTGGCTGGCATGACCCTCTCTGCCCTGGCGATGTTTCTTTGCACCTGGGCAGGTCTGGCAATTCTGCGCATTCCCCTGGCCCTGCTTTCTGCTTTGGTCTGTGGACTGCTGACCTTCGTGCCGACGATCGGGCCCACAGCGGCAACGCTTCTGCCTCTCAGCCTGGCGTTGATGATCTCACCGGGAACAATGCTTCAGGTGTTGGTGCTGCGACTGGCACTGCAGAACCTGGAAGCCTTCGTTCTCACACCGCTGTTGCTCAGGCGCACCGTGAATCTCCTGCCCACGGTTGCTCTGACTTCCCAGCTGAGCCTGGGCGCTCTGCTGGGACTACCTGGGGTGTTACTGGCGCTTCCTCTGGTGGTAGTGCTTCAGGTGGGGATGGAGCAGGTTGTGGTTAAGAAGATCATGGACCGCTGGACCTAA
- a CDS encoding high light inducible protein, with translation MPEATDNFSPDSTKVFSEKLNGRVAMLGLAIGLATEALTGRGIIDQVFGIFG, from the coding sequence ATGCCCGAAGCAACCGACAATTTCAGCCCTGACTCAACCAAAGTCTTCAGCGAAAAACTCAATGGACGAGTTGCAATGCTTGGACTTGCAATTGGTTTGGCAACTGAAGCTTTGACTGGCAGGGGAATTATCGACCAGGTGTTTGGAATTTTCGGCTGA
- a CDS encoding flavin reductase family protein, protein MSLDLDAKKTLLRKIPHGLFICGVAEGDEVNGFTASWVTQGSFEPPLVVMGVRADSTSNGMIKRTRRFSLNVLAADQKNLAATFFKPQSAVGGRFEAAPFELGSLGLPILKDALGGVECELVGELAHGDHTVFIGEVKSAVLHRDGDALELSTTGWQYGG, encoded by the coding sequence ATGTCACTTGATCTGGACGCCAAGAAGACACTGTTGCGGAAAATCCCTCATGGGTTGTTCATCTGCGGCGTCGCGGAAGGTGATGAGGTGAATGGATTCACTGCCAGCTGGGTCACCCAGGGTTCCTTCGAGCCGCCTCTGGTGGTGATGGGGGTGCGTGCCGACAGCACCAGCAACGGCATGATCAAGCGCACGCGTCGTTTTTCGCTGAACGTGCTGGCCGCCGACCAGAAGAATCTGGCTGCGACATTCTTCAAGCCCCAGTCCGCGGTGGGAGGCCGGTTTGAGGCTGCGCCCTTTGAGCTCGGCTCCCTTGGTCTGCCGATTCTGAAAGATGCCCTGGGCGGTGTTGAGTGTGAACTGGTGGGTGAGCTGGCTCACGGTGATCACACTGTCTTCATCGGTGAGGTCAAATCAGCGGTGCTTCACAGAGATGGAGATGCCCTTGAGCTGAGCACCACCGGCTGGCAGTACGGCGGTTGA
- a CDS encoding copper-binding protein, translated as MSNPFRIRWLRGWTFQIVFMEGKVQVEAQGFGICLRTALNSGESPTAAADRLVLAEDRRRRALYQAWLKGQPLPSPQEGQPHPEERLQEAPDSLVVVDSAAVAA; from the coding sequence ATGTCGAATCCTTTTCGGATCCGCTGGTTGCGGGGATGGACCTTCCAGATCGTTTTCATGGAAGGGAAGGTTCAGGTTGAAGCTCAAGGTTTCGGAATCTGCCTGAGAACGGCATTGAATTCCGGCGAAAGCCCAACCGCAGCCGCGGATCGTCTAGTGCTTGCAGAAGATCGCCGCCGGCGGGCTCTTTATCAGGCCTGGCTAAAAGGCCAACCCCTTCCTTCACCGCAGGAAGGCCAGCCCCATCCCGAAGAGCGCCTTCAAGAAGCCCCTGATTCACTGGTGGTGGTGGATAGCGCAGCAGTAGCAGCCTGA
- a CDS encoding class I SAM-dependent methyltransferase: MAPSFTEIAYRTMQQGRSLAGLVHKELSTKVMEVVAPDVVPKTQPVPSAMVDALRQSLDELHARDWQDSQSGIYPQSLLFDIPWLEWAERYPRVWLDLPSNWARRRARDVKDIPDLTNRDLYPDYYLQNFHHQTDGYLSDHSAELYDLQVDILFNGAADAMRRRILPSLHKGLNRFADRAQGSLRILDVATGTGRTLHQIRAALPQATLVGVDLSEAYLRQANRWLNQSNKPLVQLVQGNAERMPFDDAGFQAITCVFLFHELPAGARQAVLQDCYRLLEPGGVLVLADSVQLKDSPQFDVAMDNFRRVFHEPYYRNFISDDIDQRLEDAGFSDVQAESHFMTRVWTATKNSSPQHSDSLT, encoded by the coding sequence ATGGCGCCCAGCTTCACTGAAATCGCTTATCGGACCATGCAGCAGGGCCGCAGCCTGGCTGGTCTGGTTCACAAGGAACTGAGCACCAAGGTGATGGAAGTGGTGGCGCCTGATGTGGTGCCCAAAACGCAACCTGTTCCCAGCGCGATGGTCGATGCGCTGCGTCAGTCGCTGGATGAGCTGCATGCACGTGACTGGCAGGATTCTCAGTCCGGGATTTACCCCCAGTCCCTGCTGTTTGATATTCCCTGGCTGGAATGGGCTGAACGCTATCCACGGGTCTGGCTGGACCTGCCCTCCAACTGGGCAAGAAGGCGTGCAAGAGACGTCAAGGACATCCCTGATCTCACCAATCGTGATCTTTATCCGGACTATTACCTCCAGAATTTTCACCATCAGACCGATGGCTACCTCAGCGATCATTCCGCTGAGCTGTACGACCTTCAGGTCGACATCCTGTTCAACGGCGCCGCTGATGCCATGCGTCGTCGAATCCTTCCTTCGCTGCACAAGGGACTCAACCGATTTGCCGATCGTGCCCAGGGCAGCCTGCGCATTCTTGATGTCGCCACGGGCACGGGCAGAACATTGCATCAGATCCGTGCTGCGCTACCGCAGGCCACTCTGGTGGGAGTGGATCTTTCCGAGGCCTATCTGCGCCAGGCCAATCGATGGCTGAACCAATCCAACAAGCCACTGGTACAGCTGGTTCAGGGCAATGCGGAACGAATGCCCTTTGATGACGCCGGCTTCCAGGCAATCACCTGCGTGTTCCTATTCCACGAACTGCCAGCCGGTGCACGGCAGGCAGTGCTGCAGGACTGCTATCGACTGCTCGAACCCGGCGGGGTTCTGGTTTTGGCGGATTCTGTTCAATTGAAGGATTCGCCTCAGTTCGACGTTGCCATGGACAATTTCAGGCGAGTGTTTCACGAGCCCTATTACCGCAATTTCATCAGTGACGACATTGACCAGCGCCTCGAAGATGCAGGTTTCAGTGATGTTCAGGCCGAATCTCATTTCATGACCAGGGTGTGGACGGCCACCAAGAATTCATCACCTCAACACAGTGATTCCCTGACATAG
- the secF gene encoding protein translocase subunit SecF: MAFTSPENDVRPLRFPLTSRRRQVWLVSAVCLLLSLLGIVRSWTDPQIGLPLRPGLDFTGGTQIQLERSCSDSCDQLSTVAVEAELQQIKLPVQDGKALPKLENARVQLLDAGQSVVLRMPALTAGQGQAVIEALEPVAGPFEPGGQSVDTIGPSLGGQLLRSSLISLLVAFTGIALYITVRYDPRYAFLALVALAHDIVIVCGVFAWLGLITGLEVDSLFAVALLTIAGYSVNDTVVVFDRIRERQRIDGDLPLSVQVDRAVSATLTRTIYTSGTTLLPLVALILFGGSTLYWFAIALALGVVVGSWSSIALAPSLLSIWPSRSAAAASA; encoded by the coding sequence ATGGCTTTCACTTCACCCGAAAACGATGTGCGACCTCTGCGCTTCCCCCTCACCAGCCGTCGAAGGCAGGTCTGGTTGGTGTCCGCCGTTTGTCTGCTGCTGAGCCTGCTCGGGATTGTGCGCAGCTGGACGGACCCTCAGATTGGTTTGCCTTTGAGGCCCGGTCTTGACTTCACTGGAGGAACCCAGATTCAGCTTGAGCGCAGCTGCTCTGACAGCTGCGATCAGCTCAGCACCGTCGCCGTCGAAGCTGAGCTTCAGCAGATCAAGCTGCCAGTTCAGGACGGAAAAGCATTGCCCAAGCTGGAGAACGCTCGCGTTCAGCTCCTCGATGCAGGTCAGTCTGTCGTGCTGCGCATGCCAGCTCTCACTGCGGGCCAGGGGCAAGCTGTGATTGAAGCACTTGAGCCGGTTGCTGGTCCTTTTGAGCCTGGTGGACAGTCCGTTGACACGATCGGTCCGAGCCTTGGTGGACAACTGCTGCGCAGCAGTCTGATTTCCCTGCTGGTCGCCTTCACGGGGATCGCTCTCTACATCACTGTTCGCTACGACCCTCGCTACGCCTTTCTGGCCCTAGTGGCACTGGCTCACGACATCGTGATTGTGTGCGGCGTGTTCGCCTGGCTCGGACTCATCACAGGTCTGGAAGTTGACAGCCTGTTTGCCGTTGCTCTGCTGACCATTGCCGGATACTCCGTGAACGACACGGTTGTCGTTTTCGACAGAATTCGCGAGCGCCAACGCATCGATGGTGACCTTCCTCTCTCGGTGCAGGTTGACCGTGCTGTTTCAGCCACGCTGACCAGAACCATCTACACAAGCGGCACCACACTTCTGCCCCTGGTTGCCCTCATTCTGTTCGGCGGTTCAACGCTCTACTGGTTTGCCATTGCTCTCGCGCTTGGTGTGGTCGTTGGCAGTTGGTCCAGCATTGCCCTGGCGCCCTCTCTTTTGAGCATCTGGCCATCTCGGTCCGCTGCAGCTGCCAGTGCCTGA
- the mnmH gene encoding tRNA 2-selenouridine(34) synthase MnmH gives MSGMGNSIVTGLNCFRMATGTIVDVRTPTEFAQGHWPGAVNIPLFSDDQRHQVGLSYKQQGRIEAIQLGLKLCGPSLETLSGALTTAAGGPAKPLRIYCWRGGMRSNSMGWLAGLSDHPVTVLAGGYKSYRRWVLDRFDQTWPLRVLGGRTGTGKTDLLLELNRQGVGVIDLEGLASHRGSSFGNLGLPPQPTSEHYENKLAECLETLRLKGIQEIWLEAESIQVGRCRIPKGLFDQMQTSPVLEIQRSDQERVQRLVEVYSCHEQAELRQATERIQKRLGPQRTRQAIEAIDSQNWDAACEAMLDYYDSCYDRELERSPARSSVNLQGLDSKQAAKLLLDKAHIIPGISN, from the coding sequence ATGTCAGGCATGGGCAACAGCATCGTGACCGGCCTCAATTGCTTCCGCATGGCGACCGGGACCATCGTGGATGTAAGAACACCCACGGAATTTGCTCAAGGCCACTGGCCAGGGGCTGTGAACATCCCCCTGTTCAGCGATGATCAGCGTCATCAAGTGGGGTTGTCCTACAAGCAACAGGGTCGGATAGAAGCGATCCAACTGGGATTAAAGCTCTGCGGCCCTTCCCTCGAGACATTGTCTGGTGCACTCACAACTGCAGCCGGAGGACCCGCAAAGCCACTGAGGATTTACTGCTGGCGTGGAGGCATGCGGTCCAACAGCATGGGCTGGCTGGCTGGCCTGAGCGATCACCCTGTCACCGTGCTGGCTGGGGGGTACAAGAGCTATCGAAGGTGGGTGCTGGATCGCTTCGACCAGACCTGGCCGCTGCGGGTGCTGGGCGGCAGGACAGGAACAGGCAAGACCGATCTGCTTCTGGAATTAAACAGACAGGGCGTTGGCGTGATCGATCTCGAGGGTCTCGCCAGCCACCGCGGCAGCAGTTTCGGCAATCTGGGGTTGCCGCCGCAACCAACCAGCGAGCACTACGAAAATAAACTGGCGGAATGCCTTGAGACTCTGCGCCTCAAAGGAATTCAGGAGATCTGGCTGGAAGCCGAAAGCATCCAGGTGGGTCGCTGCAGGATTCCCAAAGGGTTATTCGATCAGATGCAAACTTCTCCGGTTCTGGAGATCCAGCGCAGTGACCAGGAACGGGTTCAGCGACTTGTGGAGGTCTACTCGTGTCATGAGCAGGCCGAACTGCGGCAGGCCACGGAACGGATACAGAAACGCCTTGGCCCTCAGCGCACACGTCAGGCCATTGAAGCGATCGATTCCCAGAACTGGGATGCGGCCTGTGAGGCCATGCTCGATTACTACGACAGCTGTTATGACCGTGAACTTGAGCGTTCACCGGCTAGATCCTCGGTGAATCTCCAAGGACTCGACAGCAAGCAAGCGGCAAAACTGCTTCTGGATAAAGCGCACATCATCCCTGGGATCTCCAATTAA
- the psb28 gene encoding photosystem II reaction center protein Psb28, which produces MAEGDKAAIQFFRGTDEPVIPDIRMTRSRDGRTGQAIFVFEEPQALAPETMEAIAGMWMVDEEGEMVTREVNGRFVNGKAFALEATYTWKSEADFERFMRFAQRYADANGMGYSQNSGDNESSEEGTNG; this is translated from the coding sequence ATGGCAGAAGGTGACAAGGCGGCGATTCAGTTCTTCCGCGGCACTGACGAGCCGGTTATTCCCGATATCCGCATGACCCGCAGCCGCGATGGTCGCACCGGGCAGGCCATCTTCGTTTTCGAGGAACCGCAGGCACTCGCACCGGAAACGATGGAAGCGATCGCCGGCATGTGGATGGTGGATGAAGAAGGCGAAATGGTGACCCGTGAAGTGAACGGCCGTTTCGTGAACGGCAAGGCTTTTGCTCTGGAAGCGACCTACACCTGGAAAAGCGAAGCGGATTTCGAACGTTTCATGCGCTTTGCGCAACGTTATGCGGATGCCAATGGAATGGGTTATTCGCAGAACTCCGGCGACAATGAATCCAGTGAGGAAGGAACAAACGGGTGA
- a CDS encoding DUF1651 domain-containing protein, protein MEGLLTIANKCQTVSFLSDPNTSGSANDVFVIVDHIKDMPEGHPPLLKTRRNMRYEDAVALWKELQRCGWTVAEPA, encoded by the coding sequence ATGGAAGGCTTGCTGACCATCGCGAACAAGTGCCAAACGGTCAGCTTCCTTTCCGATCCAAATACCAGTGGTTCGGCAAATGATGTTTTTGTGATCGTTGACCACATCAAAGACATGCCAGAAGGTCATCCTCCACTTTTAAAGACACGCAGGAACATGCGTTATGAGGACGCCGTTGCTCTCTGGAAAGAGCTTCAACGCTGTGGGTGGACTGTGGCGGAACCCGCTTGA
- a CDS encoding GUN4 domain-containing protein, producing MLSGRPPSTQLGIDQLLDRLISGSSRQKRSTASALEKVSEELSGKAVVALKAYSPEGDDWGAGWILQILQRHQPKALEAIPGVSSGWFQMPSSCGIDYSALQQALLREQFEEADRLTSCALRQLAGDQAVQRGYVYFSEVPAMEALDLTTIDRLWIAYSQGRFGFTVQSRLLSALGGRYDRLWPRIGWKKDGVWTRYPGSFEWCMDAPEGHMPLVNQLRGVRLMDALLQHPGLASRS from the coding sequence ATGCTTTCCGGACGACCACCCTCCACACAACTCGGCATTGATCAGTTGCTGGATCGACTGATTTCGGGATCATCTCGGCAGAAGCGTTCAACGGCTTCAGCGCTGGAGAAGGTTTCAGAGGAGCTTTCAGGCAAAGCTGTTGTTGCCCTGAAGGCCTATTCGCCCGAGGGGGATGACTGGGGAGCAGGCTGGATTCTGCAGATCCTCCAACGTCATCAGCCCAAGGCTCTGGAAGCCATTCCAGGTGTCTCCAGTGGTTGGTTCCAGATGCCGTCGTCCTGTGGGATCGACTACTCGGCTCTGCAGCAGGCATTACTTCGGGAACAGTTTGAGGAGGCTGATCGCCTCACCAGTTGCGCCCTGCGTCAACTCGCCGGCGACCAGGCGGTGCAACGGGGATACGTGTATTTCAGCGAAGTCCCTGCCATGGAGGCCCTTGATTTAACCACCATCGACAGACTCTGGATCGCCTACTCCCAGGGACGCTTCGGATTCACGGTTCAATCTCGACTCCTCAGTGCACTCGGCGGGCGGTACGACAGGCTTTGGCCAAGGATCGGCTGGAAGAAGGATGGTGTCTGGACCCGCTATCCAGGCAGTTTTGAGTGGTGCATGGATGCGCCTGAAGGACACATGCCATTGGTCAACCAACTCAGGGGGGTGCGTCTTATGGATGCTCTTCTGCAGCATCCTGGACTGGCGAGCAGGTCCTGA